In the Telopea speciosissima isolate NSW1024214 ecotype Mountain lineage chromosome 6, Tspe_v1, whole genome shotgun sequence genome, cttgatattactcacaaggcagcAGCGCAACAGAGCAAGGCAGTAAGCAAGAGATTGATTTTTGAATtctgaattgtgggggagcctcccacgaattgttttatttataacctGGCCAATGGCCTAATTCCTATTCAACATAGGAGTTTGAATCACCAGGCCGATTCctaatacaaatacaaatcacTCCCTCTttagaaatcgtggaggggtgtGGGGactaaaaaaaacaatttaaaataaaagaatattccCTAAGctataaaagaataaaatcacttaaattggaccatggtttgaaccggttcaatttaagtttacaaatagattaaaaataaacaaagtatgGAAATTACTAATGCAAAAATAAACTAAAGCTCCAAACACTTGGCCCTACTCctagggctgcttcttcttcttatgcttGCAGATGTAGGCCCTTGGATCTGACTCGGGATCTGATACCGATCCGGATCGGTCAAAATCAGCTTGGATCAgtcaaaaaagacaaaaattccAGGTTTTACTAGATCAGGCTTGGATCGGTCAAAAATATtgataaaatactaaaaaattgTACATTacgaccctccccagacccgcAGCGGcgggagtctcgtgcactgggttAGTACTAAAAATTTGTACGGATCAgtcaaaaaaccccccaaaaatgaaaagtatcggatcggatcagcCGATCCAGGAATACCTTGCCAGATTGGTCTAATCTTGGGATAAGTCTTGGGATAAGTCATGCCCGCTGCCAATCCGATCCGAGATTAAGAACCATGGTACCAGTGGTTGGTTAGAAGGTTCCAAATTCTTCTCTTAAGTTACCTGCAAGGCCAATGTTATCCATGGAGTGAATTAAGATATACATATTTCTACAGGACGAAGTCCAATTGTGTATGTGTTCCTGATGAAATGGTTCCGGTTGATGAGACTAGAAAAGGGTAAGGGTCAAGTTAGATGTGTAGAAAGCTTTTAAATCAGATGGTTTTAAAATAAGCTGGACTAGAACAAAATATATGGATTGTGATTTTAGTGCaaatgaaattagaaaatagGTTGCTTTAGACTGATTACCAAGGATACCCCCCactctcaaaataaaaaagaatatccCCATGTGATTATTTTCATTATCTTGGTTCAATCAGAAATAAGGATGAGGACAAGAGATAATAAAGAGGATGTTGCTCAAATCAGAGCTCGTGGGAAGTAGACGAGACTGGACAGTAGCTTCTTGAGTATTCAATGACTGACACAATACATTAAACTATAGGAAACTCTAATTAGATGGCTATAAGATTTGaatgtgagaaaaaaaaaatttatatatgcAAAAAATGGTTGTAGTAATGGTAGGATGTTAAGATAGCAGGTAACGATTCCAGGAAGGATAGAATCAGAAATGATTGTTTTGATGAAAATAGGAATAGCAATAGATGATAAGATGAGGCCAAATTTGATCATATGTGGTGAACTACAACAAACGCAgcagtaaggagtgatatggtgcagaatgtttgAGGAATAAAAGGGCGAGGGGAAGCCAAAGTTATGTACTATGGTGAGAAAGTTGAGTTCTGGAATGGTGGAATAGTATTTATGTGGCATCCCCAAGTTGTTGGAATATGGCTTGGTGAGTTTGAattcatgtatgtccatgcacgtCTACAGTACTCTGACCACTATTGCGCACACTCACATGGTCTTGGATTTTTCAAAGCTCTACTTTGCCTCTTGGccgctgaaacttgacatgtgagcaagggAACTAGGGTCTACCTGTTCTCAAAATTTGGACCCCTTCTGATTTTCCATGTGGCAAATTTTTAAGGCTGTTTAGGAAAGGCTTCCTAAATGGACTGTGTAGGAAAATTATCCCCAAATTAACTTTGAAACATTGGGTTGAGGACCTGACTTCCACCTTTTCTCTATATTCTATTTTCCTATTATGTTTTTTGCAACCAGGAGAAATATTTGATAACGAGACAATTAATGACTTCTCGCTCTATCACTGCTGATTGCACAACTAATGCACTATTTAATCAACCTTAATACAAGAATGGCACAGATTTTTGAGGACCTCTTTTCCAATAGCTGAAACTTCCCACATTTTGGTTTGTACTCTTCCGATCCAGAACCCATCTAATTTGGCCCAAACCTTTATAATTGAAAGGAAAACTGAACTGGCCAAGAACAATTTATAAAGCAGTTGGAAGGCATAAAATGAAGTTGAGGGTGTTGAAAGAACAAggcaaaacataaaaatgattTCGTTTATGAGAAAATGCATGACTACTTATGATTTAAGAGAAATATTGACCCTATAAAGCCGAAAGGCAGAACAGGTTCCTACAGCTGTTCCCTAGTAATTGGCTTAAGGCTTATTTGAGTTTAATTGAGTTTTTTGTGTTCTAAATTCCTACACCTTTCTCTTTCCTAGTTGCATAAATTATAAGTTCAAGTCACCTACATTTCCAAGTCAAAATTAAATATAGTGCTCAATGGAGAATTCTGGCTTCTTCATTGAGTGTTTGTCTCTAATTGTCACTGActtctttgttttcctcttGTTTTTGGTGGATTAAATTGTTCTTGCTTGTTCTACTCCATGCATCCTTTCTTACATTTATGTAGGAGATATCATACCTTGTTGCTTGCCTGTGAATAACATAGGTTTGAAGGTGAATCCCCTCCTGGTGTCTCACAAATTCCATGTGTAAATAACCATTTCTCTCAATGTTGTGGTCTGGCTCTGGTCAGGATGTAATCCAAAGTATGCATGCTATGGAAGGATTATATGTTCTTATCTGCTCTTTGGTAGGGGTGGCAGTGGGCACCCATTTCCTTGCCTTACCTGTCCCTAAAATGGCAGGATGGCTAAGAATTTCATTCCCTATAAGAAAACTGGAAGGTTATGGTATGAAATTCTTACACTCCCTGTATATCCATATACCCATCCAGATGGGGCAAATTAATTTtactccacacacacacacacacacacccacccTAATCTACCCGGATACACTCAAGTCTTGAGCCTGTAGCCCCTTTGGAATCCCCAACCTGAATAGTTGAGAGAACATTATTGAGGCTTTACCTGCCTTGCCTGTTCACCCATTAGGTAAAGGGATCTTTGAGGGTGAGGATAAAGAACCCCCCCACCCTTTGGATGGTAAGGGTAAGACCATTACCTGACCCTATGCTCCACGCTGCCAcccctatttttttgggtacCAAACAGAACTCAAAACATCTATACATATGGCTGTGATGAGAATGACTTCCTTGATTTGTGTGTTAATTAACAGAGTCTGTCAGCAACAAACAGATGAGGCTTTGATAaatcttggatgtcgatgtcGAGGTGGGCTTGCAAATGCACACCTGTCCTGCATAGAAATTTGGTTTCGCACTAAAGGTTCAAATAAATGCGAGATATGCCAGTAAGCCACTTTCACCATTAGTTACATTTAGTCTAAATCCAAACatcatatcaatgggttctttaACATTTTATGCAGGCAGGTAGCTGTGAATGTGCCACCTCCGGAGTCCCAGGCAAGTGTGGGCATCTTCTAAGCATTCTGAACTTTGCATAGAAAATTGAATAAAGCATTTTTCCCTATGTCAATGCAATCTTTTGCTATTTGAATACATACCCATTTTAAATTGAATCAACATGCTTATGGATATGAGTTGTGTTTGATGAATCTTATTCACAACTCAAGTATTATTCTCATACATGTATATATCACAAAAATTAGATACAGGAGAATGTAATTCATACCAACATCCAGTGTCTGCACTGATCGTTACGATCTGTAATCTGAATCTGAGGATGTAAGATTGCAAAGCCAGGAGAATCTGTAACACATGAAATAGAAGCAAAATGATCTTTTAATTTGTTATAGATTGCGATTATTAACCTTATTGTTTTGTTTCAGCAGACAAATTATTGGGTTTGGAGGGTTGACCCAGCCTATAGGGGGTCTAGTGTTGCACAAGGACGTGAAAGGGTATGTATCCATGTTACAGTGGCAAAGCTATTATAGCTCTTGTTGTCAGCCACTTTGCCATTTTCTGTGTCTTCTTTCTCTCTGGATATGGAATTCCTGGAATTTTCTATTAAATTTAGTTTGCtccttttcattcttttttcaaTAGGGTTGCTTCAATCCATTATGGGTGGCTTTCTCAATACTTATTGGCggtctcctattagatgtgttgatATCCATTTCCCTTGGTGTCTCTGCACTGCCTGTGAATATTATTATTGGTAGTGGTTCCATCCTTTCCCATAATTTGTGCATATCTGTCATACCGTACGTGTTtttacaacccccccccccccctttcaaaaaaaaaaaatgaaaagagatgGTGTCTGTCTGATATGGACTTGAGGAGTACCTTGCAGGTGTTCTCATCGTACTAGGACTTGGAACCGCGCTTCGGCTTGCACTGGAGTGCTGCCATGAGTGGAGTTTGAGAAGACTTGTGCAAAGGGTGGAAACAAATGTTGACGTCGGCTACCATCATGCAGTTGCTGTGTAACCaaatttgtaaataaaaaaatgggaaaaagttttcccATACAGTCAAGTGTATTGTATGTCTTTGCACATGGTTTCCCCAACCCCAACCGTGTGAGTCCCATGTAGATGATATCTTCCTCACGTTGACATTGGTATGGCATTAGAGATACCCCCAACTGGCGGCATGGGAATCCttcctagaaaaaaaaaaattaagaattaaGAATTATTCGGTCTTTTATTATTGTTCTTTTGtcttcttatttatttctgGTAAAAATGTCTTCTTATTTGCACTTGGCCCTAAGGTAAAAGACTACTCTTTTACTATTTGCTCCCTCCCCCgggccataaaaaaaaaatcctgagTCGTGAATGGTAGTATGTGTAATCTTGTATTATAAtgtaaaaaacttaaaaatagtGGATATAGCATTACTTACtattgacctttttttttttttttattcaaattgtTTGGAAATCCTACTATTGCCTCTAGTAGCTGTAAATGGCTGTTGTGAGTGTTTCTTAAATCAAGTGTAAAGGTATAGTGTAATCTACCGTTGCCATCTGTTTTGTTTTAATTCCCTTGGCCTCAGCCGCTCCTTACCCTccaggtaggggtgtcaattttggaccggAACTGGTAATCAGATCGAAACCGATCCACCTAATAGgttattggtccggatctggtctGGTCCCAAGAACCGTTAAAGAACCATTAGAACCGAAAGAAATGACCAGGACTGGATTATCATCTCATGTGAATAGATATGGTAGCATTATCATCTCATGTGAACAGATATGGCAGCTAGagaattattattataatagttgCTTagtcaattctctctctctctctctctctctctctcaagtctaATAAAATCTGACGAATGatgtcaaacaaaagaaaacaattttAGAAACTATGTTTTTGGTATTATCTCCACTCATACTTAACAATTGCAATGTATAGATTATTATTTCAATGAATATCTTTATTCACGAACCACCAAATTGGTGATGACAGATGGCGAATTATTATAATAGTTTGTTATTTATAAactaattttctctctctttgcatAAACAAAGTCTAAATATGAGGAATTATGTGAATGTAGTAGACATCAAAATTAGTTCAAGTCTAACATATCTATTCGCAtgagatgataatatatacattgacACATTAGAACATGATCTGGTCTGCCATTTTTCTAGAGCAACTCCTATTGTCCTTGTTTTGGGTTctatattataataatgtttGGACCCGATTAGGCACTGGAATCGAACCACTCATTACTTAATGCTCCTGGATCTCAGTTTTGGAATCGATGACCTTATTGGTCCAGATCTGGCCTTGACATCTTATAACCGGAACCACTAGAGAACCAGACCATAGCCTAGAactggaccaattgacacccctacctctAGGCCTCCACCTCTATGTTGTCCCGTTTTAGTATCCTAACATGTGTTGTAATTGTTGGTTTGCCTGAGCTCTAGCTTTTGCTCCTGAATGTGCATAACAGGTTTGGTAAcctttcaaatttttattttattactttgGAGAAGCGCGTGGTTAAAGGATTCGAAGAGTGAGTCTGAGCATAGCAATCTcaagtaggggtgcaagtttggccttgacgACCTGAGCCCACCCTGGTTtgccatgaccccgaatagggcctgggttgagatatcgaGCCTGGCTAGGGTTGAGGTCTTGGGCTGAGTCCGCCCCAGCTAATGCAATCTTGACGAGGCTACTTGAACAAACGGATCGGGAGAGTGATAGAATAAACACTTACAAAAGGCTAAACAAGATAGATTCATGCTTTGTCAATAAAATGGTGATAACTCTCAACTTGATTTAGGGTGATTCAAGTTGGAAAGTCAAGAAAACAGAAGGGGCTACAACCTTTATGAAGAAAGTTTCTTCGGATTCACAATGCAAGATATCCGAAATTATGCTAGAAGTGCAGGCAATTGCAAGGACATGGAAGTAATTTGGATGAGGTGAAAGGTAAAATGACTTACTTCTCTTCTAGGACGCAAATCAACTCTAATAGTGGCTTacaactcttctaggatgtaGGTGAAGAATAAAACTTCTATTCTTcaagaaaggagagaaactTCTTCAAGGTTTCTTAGTTATTGTTTTGAGGAATCTTGATGCTATCTTCAAGAGTCTTCATGTTGTCTTTAAGAAAGTGGGTACCACATCATCATCTACTAAGGTACATCAAGAGACACTGTAGAGATTTTCCATTAATAAGGCTAATCTTAGACTGGTTCTCTTTTGGTCTGGTGTTCTTGGACTTGAGTTGGTTCTTAACAAAGAACCTGCCTTGTTAGGGTTAGTTTTGTGATAGGGTCTTCAAGATGTGAGATGGGCCTGCATCACCGACCTAACCCGACCATGTATTCTTCTTCGtgttctttcttattttattattattatttccttcttcttcttcttcttccttttccccttcgttcttctttcttccttcccaACCTAGCCAACCCATGCATCtactttcccccccccccctccatggTCAGGCCAATCAGGGTTAGCCTGGCCTAACCCTAAAGGCAAGCCAAGATTGGATTTTTCTAGCTCTGAGTCCAGGTCAGGTCGAGCTAGGGCTCAGCTAAGGGGACCCAAGATTGAGCTAGGGTTTTTAAATGTTTGATCCATCCCAACTCTGTTGCAACCCTAACTCATGtaagaaaattttgttttatccgaaacagaaattgaaattcaaaaattgaATCTTCCATCCACTAGAGCAAACCAAACGTGCAGAAATTTTGTTGGAGAAGAAATTCGGACAGAATATgctgatttttcttttcttatctaTCCATGTCGTgacaaccaaacacagccttataTTAAAATGTAACCTTCTACCCTtctatatttaatttattttattcttttcttttttccaaaaaaaattagtttgaaGAATCCGAATCAATTGGCGGATTCCTAAATCCTATCAAACTATATAATTGCGGCCGATTCGAATGGATGGAGATTTACGTACTTAATTTTAGGGTTGAGCCAGATTCTGGCTGAATCAGAATTAAAATCCAGGCAGAGAGACCCAATTCCGTGATCCATTTTAACGCTCGCTGCTTGCtgcttgcttcttgcttcttgcttcttgCTTGAACCATGGTCATAATGTATcatatcatcaaatcaaaatgctaaaaatactaaaaatgaACAAAGGAAAGGCTCAAGCAAGGCTGTGGCTTGTGTGGCGTGGCACTACGTCAAACCTCGAAGGGGGTCCCACTACTACCTTCTCTTCTCTACTGAGTGGCTGAGTCCCGAGTCGTCCCCCTACCGCACGACCGCCCAAGTCGTCCTGAGTCCTGAGTCTCCTGACACCACCTCGGGCCTCTGGCCCTCATCAGATGGCTGGGACGGTCAGACATCTCCTTCCAGGAAGATTCTAGTGCCACTCACGACCGCGGCACGAATCACGTAAGTCCGAGTACGGACTGATGACAACATAATATCCTTCATGTCGCTTTTCTACTGGTTCAGTGAAATATATATTCACCTTTCCTTGCCATTCTTTTTAGTTAAATTAAAACTACAAATAACGAATATAAAGTTATAAACTATCTCGTTTGGCCTTTTTCCACGCTAAGCTCCAATAATATCCGTTTACCAAAGTAATGCTCCAATAATATCCCTTTTCACCGAATTATCAAATGAATGAATCAATGAATGGacatttaattatttaatgaaATAATTATAAACTATTTTATCGGTTTTTTTGCATTCCCTGTTAAATTCCCTTTCTGCCACGCGGTTAGCCGGTTACGGTATAGACCAGAGACTCAGAGAGGAGTATGTCTGTGATTCGTGACTCAAAACGCGTTTTcgggggattttttttttgtatttttttaatcttttaggCACTTTTATTACTTACTTTTTGGACGCCTTCCTTGAAACTTCTCACATACGCCTGCCTAcagagagggaaagaaataGAGAGGCGCTCTTTAGGAAGGAAGGGACTAGAAAATGatcttcaaatttcttattttttgttcttccttcgCTTGAGCTTTTGTAATTCTGTGCGATTTGGAGAATACACTGAGAGTGCTTTCACCTTATTGGtttatttaaatatatattttttgtgtgGGGAGGTGGGGAGACGGGAGAGGATCTCAGAGGAAGATGGCTGTCCTGTCGTTGGAATCTCTGCCATTAGGATTCCGTTTCCGTCCAACAGACGAAGAACTTGTGAATCACTATTTACGTCTGAAAATTAACGGGAGGGATTCCGATGTTGAAGTGATTCCTGAAATCGATGTTTGTAAGTGGGAACCTTGGGATTTGCCTGGTAAGTCTCAACTTCCCAACTTAGGGTTTTTACATCCTTTCCCATTTTCTAGTTTCGTTTGGTTTGATTTCCTTTCTACTACGCTGAGACGATTTGCCTTGCTCTTCTGTATATTATTTACAGCGATCTATCGATCCATCTCCTTTATTTGCCTTTTCCTTTTCGATTatcctttaatttttaatacGATGGATTCTATCCATGTTGGATTCATTTCCTAGGGCTTGTTTCCTCCGATTTTGGTCGCTGCCCCCTTTTTGGTGCTTTCCTCATTTCCTTGCCAATTTTATGCAGATTTATCGGTTATTAAGACGGATGATCCTGAGTGGTTCTTCTTCTGTCCTCGTGATAGAAAGTATCCCAACGGTAGTCGTTCCAACAGAGCCACCGAAGCCGGCTACTGGAAGGCTACTGGTAAGGATCGCACCATCAAGTCTCGCATGAACTTGATCGGTATGAAAAAGACTTTGGTTTTCTACAAGGGCCGTGCTCCTAAAGGTGAGAGGACCAACTGGATAATGC is a window encoding:
- the LOC122664054 gene encoding uncharacterized protein LOC122664054 isoform X2 encodes the protein MQSDGSDGSDIALGAHPSPTGPAHLEKQENKQNTAQAQQEGGGAQSSLGASAGNGDPTMLTVVISSEESHAQVPVFPELKTHGLKTTGTDMDEITDVATSRKGCLTRCESSHEQCRVCQQQTDEALINLGCRCRGGLANAHLSCIEIWFRTKGSNKCEICQQVAVNVPPPESQTNYWVWRVDPAYRGSSVAQGRERGCFNPLWVAFSILIGGLLLDVLISISLGVSALPVNIIIGVLIVLGLGTALRLALECCHEWSLRRLVQRVETNVDVGYHHAVAV
- the LOC122664054 gene encoding uncharacterized protein LOC122664054 isoform X1, translated to MQSDGSDGSDIALGAHPSPTGPAHLEKQENKQNTAQAQQEGGGAQSSLGASAGNGDPTMLTVVISSEESHAQVPVFPELKTHGLKTTGTDMDEITDVATSRKGCLTRCESSHEQCRVCQQQTDEALINLGCRCRGGLANAHLSCIEIWFRTKGSNKCEICQQVAVNVPPPESQASTNYWVWRVDPAYRGSSVAQGRERGCFNPLWVAFSILIGGLLLDVLISISLGVSALPVNIIIGVLIVLGLGTALRLALECCHEWSLRRLVQRVETNVDVGYHHAVAV